From one Musa acuminata AAA Group cultivar baxijiao chromosome BXJ2-6, Cavendish_Baxijiao_AAA, whole genome shotgun sequence genomic stretch:
- the LOC103989789 gene encoding uncharacterized protein LOC103989789: MEGQASSVPMRGEVETTRPFRSVKDAVAVLDERFLSGHARSPKANTRPIRSHPAPKAVFSASTSPPSYTSSAALSVFSSLRNVEAELEKMKRELMLLKERESDTARTIATLNFQFRKSMCKAAEIDAVANAAESSVSMELPNKTRSEPWRDDRPRNVEKENDFGGRRRIKLHKRKPVIPLIGDLLSGKTESTDLNISLYPRSTIYSFS, translated from the coding sequence ATGGAAGGCCAAGCATCCTCTGTTCCTATGCGAGGAGAGGTGGAGACGACTCGCCCCTTCCGGTCGGTGAAGGATGCTGTCGCAGTTCTCGACGAGCGCTTTCTTTCCGGCCATGCTCGATCTCCGAAGGCCAACACACGACCAATAAGATCACATCCAGCGCCAAAGGCAGTCTTCTCGGCCTCCACTTCGCCACCTTCCTACACCTCTTCTGCAGCGCTCTCAGTGTTCAGCTCTCTGAGAAACGTGGAGGCAGAACTAGAGAAGATGAAGCGAGAACTGATGCTCCTGAAGGAGAGAGAATCCGACACGGCAAGAACAATTGCCACTCTCAATTTCCAGTTCCGTAAAAGCATGTGTAAAGCGGCGGAGATCGACGCAGTCGCCAACGCAGCAGAGAGCAGTGTGTCAATGGAACTGCCTAATAAAACTCGGAGCGAGCCATGGCGAGATGACCGACCAAGAAACGTCGAGAAGGAAAATGACTTCGGTGGGAGGAGAAGGATCAAATTGCACAAGAGGAAGCCTGTCATTCCACTGATCGGAGATCTTCTCTCCGGGAAAACAGAATCCACTGATCTCAACATCTCTCTCTACCCTCGTTCCACAATCTACAGCTTCAGCTAG